The DNA window CGGCCACGACAGCACGCGCGCCTATTGTCACCATCAGGCAACCTAGGATGTCAGTGCGCCAAACACCGACAAAGACATGGGCTAGCACTGTGCAATGACGCGATGGGGCGGTACGACACTCATGTCGGCGTGGCTCTAGTGGTGCTTGAGTGGACGCGGCATAGGCATGGCCCGATGACTGCGGTTGAGCGAGCGTGCAATCCTTAGTGTCCTTAACGATGGAGAAGAGTGGCATGCATGGGAGACGTGTCCATGCCATTGGTGCACGCAACGGTTGGTGGAGGTCAGCCCGGCAAGTAGTTGGATCACGTGAGGGTCAGTCGATTGCTCCACTGTCATTCATCCTAATAGCAGGTCCTCATAATTTCAGTATGCTTTATGTGTCCTTTGTCTTGCCTCATCGTTATTATTCTCCTACGCCCTCTCGAGGGCTCCCATAGGTCTATGCCAATTCATTTGCACATGCTAATGAGACTCTAGATGTGGAACAGGTTAGGACCCGAAGAGAGGGAAGGAGAACAAAGCTACCTCTACCCCGACATGAAGATAAAACCGGTGATAAACACATGGATTAGGAAGTGGACACGTGAATGTAACATAACACGAGCAGAGAATATAATAGATGCAACAAATTCGTGGTGAAAATATCTATTAAAAAGTTGAAAATACTCATTAAAAAATACGACTAGGTGATTTAGTACTAGAGATTAAAGCATTAGTAAGAAATAAAAATGAGAGTTATATagtttgaaaaacacaaaaaccacaaaaagaaaggaaaagtcaGAGCAGACAAAAATTTTATTTTATAGAAGAGTAAAAAGGGGAAAAACACCGAAAAAAACACATGAGGAAACCTAGAAAAAAAGAGGCAAaacagaaaaaacaaaaaaaaagatggacgaaactaaaaaaataaaacaacGTGAAAACGGAATCTAAAAACACCCGCGGACGGACTACCTCTCCCGCTTAATATtaggaaagaaaaaaagaaaaaagaaaaaaaaacatctgaCCAACCACGGAACAGGCAGAAACATAAACAGAAAccatgaaaaaaaaaatagatgatgtttgtctcctacaactaaaaagaacaaagtgtgtatatttttttgtgcgacatttgttttggttcgtctgtCTGCCCACACCTACGATCCCGcgacatcttaattactgattgattgtgccattctccttgattgaatattgcctgccATGTGATGGAGGAATCACGACaaaataaaaagtaaaaaattattgtgctatccatatacacatggcatgtttgcatgcaccagcatacatggcaacgagcaaaaggaaagagaattaacacggaaggaaagagaattaaaacaaaagaaacctctttgcatttctgagaaccttgttaaatctgcctatatttaattacttttcctctttgcatttgcaaaagagacaattttttcctcctttcatttggtttcacgctcacgtgttacatcgccctcgcttgctgtttcttgtgtgaaccatagttgatgtcttCTGTTTTCCATGGCTTAACATCCGAATCCCAAGAGAAGGTCACTACCTCTCTCTGACTGGAGATccggcctgccagaggatctcctcaagtccatcgggcagcgtctcgtgtcaggccacgacgcggcgtccttccgatccacttgctccccatggcgcgtCGCCATCCCATTCGTGACCTTCGGGCCGCTCCTATTCGACCCCGACTTGGACCGCGTCAGCTTCTACTGCGTCCTagagaaggtcttgtccaagacgctgcccgacgtgcgcggcaaggtggcgtatggctcctcgtgtgggtggctggcgctcatggacgaggcggcgTCCGTGATGCTACTGAATCCATTCGCCAGTGCTCATGCCCCCCGTATTGAGCTCCCGCCAGTTGGCGAACACGTCGCGGTGGCGTTCTCATCGGAACGCGTGTCTAGGGTTCACGgtcggtgggtcctccatcccataAA is part of the Miscanthus floridulus cultivar M001 chromosome 9, ASM1932011v1, whole genome shotgun sequence genome and encodes:
- the LOC136479990 gene encoding uncharacterized protein, with product MFAWNSPFSNGLALDQTIADKLTKSLPLSDWRSGLPEDLLKSIGQRLVSGHDAASFRSTCSPWRVAIPFVTFGPLLFDPDLDRVSFYCVLEKVLSKTLPDVRGKVAYGSSCGWLALMDEAASVMLLNPFASAHAPRIELPPVGEHVAVAFSSERVSRVHGRWVLHPINDYGDADAAGRAIKLEDMWGVFFREIVLSASPNAAGCECVAMTMLGCSTEVAFCWVGVDSA